A DNA window from Halorubrum sp. DM2 contains the following coding sequences:
- a CDS encoding DUF4350 domain-containing protein, producing the protein MDTPPIPRLVLYALALVLAVALVVAASTTTAAFGAYNVEWDGTSDFRELADQESESRVALGTGAYETADPNGTVAVALAPAREYGENDSRRVREFVAAGGTLVVADDVGPHGNRLLGDVGATARFDGAQLRDERSYYRAPSLPIATNVTETRYTAGVDQLTLNGATAVAIGTATTGNGTGPANGTTRNATGPANATRTGNATGPANATAIVTTSPFGYLDRNATGNLSADDELGAYPVVTVESVGDGRVIAAGDPSLFINAMLDQPDNEAFASGLVTAGDRVLLDYSHAGDQPPVAVALLAFRSSSLLQVLVGLLGVGVVWGYGHRGGGLGRAVGQRLDALLSRRFQARLPPWLLGSGERGGPAVDEAAVLDALRNRYPEWDETRLRNAMTDVLSERDAGREDE; encoded by the coding sequence ATGGACACACCACCGATCCCGCGGCTGGTCCTGTACGCGCTGGCGCTCGTCCTCGCCGTCGCGCTGGTCGTCGCCGCGAGCACGACCACGGCCGCCTTCGGCGCGTACAACGTCGAGTGGGACGGGACGAGCGACTTCCGCGAACTCGCCGATCAGGAGTCAGAGAGCCGTGTCGCGCTCGGGACGGGTGCGTACGAGACGGCCGACCCGAACGGAACCGTCGCGGTCGCGCTCGCACCCGCGAGGGAGTACGGCGAAAACGACTCGCGGCGCGTCCGCGAGTTCGTCGCGGCCGGCGGCACGCTGGTCGTCGCGGACGACGTCGGCCCGCACGGCAACCGGCTCCTCGGCGACGTCGGCGCGACCGCGCGGTTCGACGGGGCGCAGCTGCGCGACGAGCGCAGCTACTACCGAGCGCCGTCGCTGCCGATCGCGACGAACGTCACCGAGACGCGGTACACCGCGGGCGTCGACCAGTTGACGCTAAACGGGGCGACCGCGGTGGCGATCGGGACCGCGACGACCGGAAACGGGACCGGGCCCGCGAACGGAACGACGAGGAACGCGACCGGACCCGCGAACGCGACGAGAACCGGAAACGCGACCGGACCCGCGAACGCGACAGCGATCGTCACCACGTCGCCGTTCGGCTACCTCGACCGCAACGCGACCGGGAACCTGTCGGCCGACGACGAACTGGGGGCGTACCCGGTCGTCACCGTCGAGTCGGTCGGCGACGGGCGGGTGATCGCCGCCGGCGACCCGAGCCTCTTCATCAACGCCATGCTCGACCAGCCGGACAACGAGGCGTTCGCGAGCGGGCTCGTGACCGCCGGCGACCGCGTCCTGCTCGACTACTCGCACGCGGGCGACCAGCCGCCGGTGGCCGTCGCCCTCTTGGCGTTCCGGTCGTCGTCGCTCCTCCAGGTGCTGGTCGGTCTGCTCGGCGTCGGCGTCGTGTGGGGATACGGACACCGTGGCGGCGGCCTCGGCCGCGCGGTCGGCCAGCGGCTCGACGCCCTGCTGTCGCGACGCTTTCAGGCACGGCTTCCGCCGTGGCTCCTCGGCTCGGGAGAGCGGGGAGGGCCCGCGGTCGACGAGGCGGCCGTCCTCGACGCGCTCCGGAATCGCTACCCAGAGTGGGACGAGACGCGACTTCGCAACGCGATGACAGACGTTTTGTCCGAGCGGGACGCAGGGAGAGAAGATGAGTAG
- a CDS encoding DUF1616 domain-containing protein, whose product MVDRRDAWLLLPGPVRRLPADLAATVVFTLATLATVFVPVVNETPLRAAFGLAFVLFLPGYAFIAALFPEAGTGASDGESSTSENALDAEASTADASDAAGSTVEAGDEPSPVPGTAAAERASEADSTSATAGLRSSDRSGIDGIERVALSFGLSIAVVPLIGLVLNFTPWGIRLVPVATAVAGFTLGCVAVAARRRWDLPEAERFAVPYREWLAAGRRELFEPDDRTDAALNALLAVSVLLAVGSVGYAVAVPPQGEQFTEFYLLTENSDGELVADGYPETMERGEAAELTVGIGNNEYEATSYTVVVQLQDAETANNSTTVLDRTELDRFSATVAHNETHHERHALRPTRTGEDLRVQYLLYRGEPPAEPTGDNAYRELHLWVDVE is encoded by the coding sequence ATGGTCGACCGACGCGACGCGTGGCTGCTGCTCCCCGGGCCGGTCCGCCGGCTCCCGGCCGACCTCGCCGCGACGGTCGTGTTCACGCTGGCAACGCTCGCGACGGTGTTCGTCCCCGTCGTCAACGAGACCCCGCTCCGCGCGGCCTTCGGGCTCGCGTTCGTGTTGTTCCTCCCCGGCTACGCCTTCATCGCCGCGCTCTTCCCCGAGGCCGGGACGGGGGCGTCCGACGGGGAGTCGTCGACTTCCGAGAACGCGTTGGACGCGGAGGCGTCGACCGCGGACGCGTCTGACGCGGCGGGATCGACCGTGGAGGCCGGTGACGAGCCCAGTCCCGTACCCGGCACCGCGGCGGCCGAACGCGCGTCGGAGGCCGACTCGACGAGTGCGACGGCCGGCCTCAGGTCGTCCGACCGGTCGGGGATCGACGGGATCGAACGCGTTGCGCTGTCGTTCGGGCTCTCAATCGCGGTCGTCCCGCTGATCGGGCTCGTGTTGAACTTCACCCCGTGGGGAATTCGGCTCGTTCCCGTCGCGACCGCGGTCGCCGGCTTCACGCTCGGCTGCGTCGCCGTCGCCGCGCGGCGTCGGTGGGACCTCCCCGAGGCCGAGCGGTTCGCGGTCCCGTACCGCGAGTGGCTCGCCGCCGGCCGGCGGGAGCTGTTCGAGCCCGACGACCGGACGGACGCGGCGCTCAACGCCCTCCTCGCCGTCTCCGTGCTCCTCGCGGTCGGTAGCGTCGGCTACGCGGTCGCGGTCCCGCCGCAGGGCGAGCAGTTTACGGAGTTTTATCTCCTCACCGAGAACTCGGACGGCGAGCTCGTCGCAGACGGCTATCCGGAGACGATGGAGCGGGGGGAGGCCGCCGAACTGACCGTCGGCATCGGGAACAACGAGTACGAGGCAACGAGCTACACCGTCGTCGTCCAGCTTCAGGACGCCGAGACGGCGAACAACTCGACGACGGTGCTCGACCGGACCGAACTCGACCGGTTCTCGGCGACCGTCGCGCACAACGAGACCCACCACGAGCGGCACGCGCTCCGCCCGACGCGGACCGGCGAGGACCTCCGCGTCCAGTACCTCCTCTATCGGGGGGAGCCACCGGCCGAGCCGACCGGCGACAACGCGTACCGCGAGCTTCACCTCTGGGTCGACGTCGAGTGA
- a CDS encoding ABC transporter ATP-binding protein produces the protein MSEPSTPTSSDSAASRAIVCTDVTQRYDGDSGLFASGGRTVTALDGVSLAVDDGEVVGIAGPSGSGKSTLLHVLAGLATPTEGSVEIRGTDLATLSRRRRTAFRSANLGMVFQRFHLLPALTARENVALPLVQRGVPRGRRRDRASELLDAVGLADREAHRPGTLSGGEQQRVAIARALAADPAVVIADEPTGELDHDTGERVLDLLTEISDDRAVVIASHDAHALDRTDRVVRLLDGSRES, from the coding sequence ATGAGCGAGCCTTCCACGCCGACGTCGTCGGATTCCGCGGCCTCCCGGGCGATCGTCTGTACCGACGTCACCCAGCGATACGACGGCGACAGTGGGCTTTTCGCGTCCGGCGGCCGGACGGTCACGGCCCTCGACGGCGTCTCGCTCGCCGTCGACGACGGCGAGGTGGTGGGGATCGCGGGCCCGAGCGGGAGCGGCAAGTCGACGCTGTTGCACGTGCTGGCGGGGCTCGCGACGCCGACGGAGGGATCCGTCGAGATACGCGGGACGGATCTGGCGACGCTGTCGCGACGCCGACGGACCGCGTTCCGGAGCGCGAACCTCGGCATGGTGTTCCAGCGGTTCCACCTCCTCCCGGCGCTGACGGCGCGCGAGAACGTCGCCCTGCCGCTCGTCCAGCGGGGCGTTCCACGCGGTCGCCGCCGGGATCGAGCAAGCGAGCTGCTCGACGCGGTCGGACTCGCCGACAGGGAAGCCCATCGACCGGGGACGCTCAGCGGCGGCGAACAGCAGCGCGTCGCCATCGCCCGCGCGCTGGCGGCGGACCCGGCGGTCGTGATCGCCGACGAGCCGACGGGCGAACTCGATCACGACACCGGCGAACGGGTGCTCGACCTGCTCACGGAGATCAGCGACGACCGTGCGGTCGTGATCGCCTCTCACGACGCGCACGCGCTCGACCGCACGGACCGCGTCGTCCGACTACTGGACGGGAGCCGGGAGTCATGA
- a CDS encoding ABC transporter permease, which translates to MTARLRRLLAACGLGVRRVIGRLRGAAPGRTAVCIAGVAVAVGLLFVVTGISLGLAAGATVESEDIDYWIVPDESGSGSVPLEAEGARLSEVHTVTERLRNDDRIDYASPVALRPLRLENPETGNRTYVIAVGVIPPDRPRRVADLNVSALDAAYAHYANGTYGGERSDEFVVSPGVAADLGLERGDTARVARSDRSLTVAAVNDREMAAGFGEVPAIAVPLAELQSMTGLAESDEADQILVGTTNPSVESDLADIYPGTEVVSRTGIAGAEATPTNLPLAMALAAALVAGGIGVAFVATMMGLELTAGRRELAVLDAVGFSGRMRAAVVVSETITVAVLGGIAGVALGLVATAGVNAGVASAIGVGSLAERPPWLAAYTLAAAVVVGLCAAPYPLYLAASTDTLEELTG; encoded by the coding sequence ATGACCGCGAGACTCCGTCGCCTCCTCGCGGCCTGCGGGCTCGGCGTCCGCCGCGTGATCGGGCGACTGCGCGGGGCGGCTCCCGGCCGCACGGCCGTGTGTATCGCCGGCGTCGCCGTCGCGGTCGGCCTGCTGTTCGTCGTCACGGGGATCTCGCTCGGGCTCGCCGCGGGCGCGACCGTCGAGAGCGAGGACATCGACTACTGGATCGTCCCGGACGAGAGCGGGTCCGGGAGCGTCCCGCTCGAAGCGGAGGGCGCTCGGCTGAGCGAAGTCCACACCGTCACCGAGCGCCTCCGTAACGACGACCGGATCGACTACGCCTCGCCGGTGGCGCTACGTCCCCTGCGGCTGGAGAACCCCGAGACGGGGAACCGGACCTACGTGATCGCGGTCGGGGTGATCCCGCCCGACCGTCCCCGTCGCGTCGCCGACCTGAACGTGAGCGCGCTCGACGCCGCGTACGCTCACTACGCCAACGGGACGTACGGCGGCGAGCGGTCGGACGAGTTCGTGGTCTCGCCGGGCGTCGCCGCGGATCTGGGGCTCGAACGCGGCGACACCGCTCGCGTCGCTCGCTCGGACCGGTCGCTCACGGTCGCGGCGGTCAACGACCGCGAGATGGCGGCCGGATTCGGCGAGGTCCCCGCTATCGCCGTACCGCTGGCCGAGCTTCAGTCGATGACGGGCCTCGCCGAGAGCGACGAGGCGGACCAGATCCTCGTCGGCACGACCAATCCGTCGGTGGAGTCCGACCTCGCGGACATCTACCCGGGCACCGAAGTCGTCTCGCGGACCGGTATCGCCGGTGCCGAGGCGACGCCGACGAATCTCCCGCTGGCGATGGCGCTGGCCGCGGCGCTGGTCGCCGGCGGGATCGGGGTCGCGTTCGTCGCGACGATGATGGGGCTCGAACTGACAGCCGGTCGCCGCGAACTCGCTGTCCTCGACGCGGTCGGGTTCTCCGGTCGCATGCGCGCCGCGGTCGTCGTCTCCGAGACGATCACCGTCGCCGTCCTCGGCGGGATCGCGGGCGTCGCGCTCGGACTGGTCGCGACCGCCGGCGTGAACGCGGGCGTCGCCTCCGCGATCGGCGTCGGATCGCTCGCCGAGAGACCGCCGTGGTTGGCCGCGTACACCCTCGCCGCGGCGGTCGTCGTCGGTCTCTGTGCGGCCCCGTACCCGCTGTATCTGGCCGCGAGCACCGACACGCTGGAGGAGTTGACGGGATGA
- a CDS encoding ABC transporter permease encodes MKRLRRLWGTGWIALRQLRSDRARTLLAVLGVTLAVLSVTLLVGVGAGVVETGSETFDQSGRDLWVSGGPIDIAPGTVGGFQNPIPNAHPLADEIAAHEDVRTATPLAFQVVYVSPDGEAFDTTMGSGTPGAGGSVSIAEGEGFTGPDTHYAGGNYTGKMTYQALISPALAEKYNLSVGDTIHVGGTVQTARENEFEVVGISPTFANFLGTGTVTLRLSELQTLTGNAYDDRATIVTIETVDGADPAAVREELAAQHPAYTFRTNQEQLVEVLERQAVVLAAGASLAVLGVVAGGALALNLLLSIVYVQRETLSVLRAVGATRLGVVGVAVAQALAIAIVGFLLGAVTTPPLAAGLNRVAFEVTGFEGLVRVPAYAYGTGAAVAVGFALVGGVVGAVRVTRLASANELLQ; translated from the coding sequence ATGAAACGGCTCCGTCGCCTCTGGGGGACCGGCTGGATCGCGCTCCGCCAACTCCGCTCGGATCGAGCCCGCACGCTGCTGGCCGTCCTCGGCGTGACCCTCGCCGTGCTTTCGGTCACGCTGCTCGTCGGCGTCGGTGCCGGCGTCGTCGAGACGGGCAGCGAGACCTTCGACCAGTCCGGCCGCGACCTGTGGGTCTCCGGCGGGCCGATCGATATCGCGCCGGGAACGGTCGGCGGCTTCCAGAACCCGATCCCGAACGCCCACCCGCTCGCCGACGAGATCGCCGCCCACGAGGACGTTCGCACGGCCACCCCGCTGGCGTTTCAGGTCGTGTACGTCAGCCCCGACGGCGAGGCGTTCGACACCACGATGGGCAGCGGCACCCCCGGGGCGGGCGGCTCCGTGTCGATCGCCGAGGGGGAGGGGTTCACCGGACCGGACACCCACTACGCCGGCGGGAACTACACCGGCAAGATGACGTATCAGGCGCTCATCTCGCCCGCGTTAGCGGAGAAGTACAACCTCAGCGTCGGCGACACGATCCACGTCGGCGGGACGGTCCAGACCGCGCGCGAAAACGAGTTCGAGGTCGTCGGGATCTCGCCCACGTTCGCGAACTTCCTCGGCACCGGCACCGTCACGCTCCGCCTGAGCGAGCTCCAGACGCTCACCGGCAACGCCTACGACGACCGGGCCACGATCGTCACCATCGAGACGGTCGACGGCGCGGACCCGGCGGCCGTCCGCGAGGAGCTCGCGGCGCAACATCCTGCGTACACGTTCCGGACGAATCAGGAACAGCTCGTTGAGGTCCTCGAACGGCAGGCGGTGGTGTTGGCGGCCGGCGCGAGCCTCGCGGTACTCGGCGTTGTCGCCGGCGGAGCGCTCGCGTTGAACCTCCTCCTGTCCATCGTCTACGTCCAACGCGAGACGCTGTCGGTGTTGCGCGCGGTCGGCGCGACGCGGCTCGGCGTCGTCGGCGTGGCCGTCGCACAGGCGCTCGCGATCGCGATCGTCGGGTTCCTCCTCGGTGCCGTCACGACGCCCCCGCTCGCCGCGGGGCTCAACCGCGTCGCATTCGAAGTCACCGGGTTCGAGGGTCTCGTTCGCGTCCCCGCGTACGCCTACGGCACCGGTGCGGCCGTCGCCGTCGGGTTCGCGCTCGTCGGCGGCGTCGTCGGTGCGGTGCGCGTCACGCGGCTGGCCTCCGCGAACGAGCTGCTTCAGTGA